From the genome of Thermomicrobiales bacterium, one region includes:
- a CDS encoding PLP-dependent aminotransferase family protein has product MATTPATHNIEDLFSEHGKHARAGMVGFNPRSVANVIAFSGGYPDPSSLPIQDLIESTRVALERDGDWALAYAFGSGVPELVSELTKKLARDQGITAGPENILVTHGSSQALALIFDLFVNPGDVVIAEAPWFMGAIWRARATGADIREVPLDDEGIDIKVLEQTLDQVAAEGKRAKLLYCVPTFQNPSGLTYSLERRKAIVALAQKHGLPIIEDDAYFDLRYEGEAIPTMYSLDDQGLVMYCGTFSKTIAAGIRLGWCVAAPTVTARLTGLKSDSGSNAFTSHIAAQFCSTGTLQEHITELRPIYRHRRDVMLAALEEHMPHGTSWTHPEGGFFIWMTLPEGATCAPLAEAANARGVGISQGMMFFANGGGERNVRLSYSFNNDEEIQNGIAVLGELVSEQLASQS; this is encoded by the coding sequence ATGGCAACAACACCGGCTACCCACAACATCGAGGATCTGTTCTCCGAACATGGTAAGCACGCACGTGCAGGAATGGTTGGGTTCAACCCTCGTTCCGTCGCCAATGTCATCGCCTTCAGCGGTGGCTACCCCGATCCTTCATCGCTCCCGATTCAGGATCTGATCGAATCCACCCGCGTCGCGCTGGAGCGCGACGGCGACTGGGCGCTGGCCTATGCGTTCGGCTCTGGCGTGCCGGAGCTGGTCAGCGAGCTGACCAAGAAGCTGGCCCGCGATCAGGGCATCACGGCCGGGCCGGAGAATATTCTGGTCACCCACGGTTCATCGCAGGCGCTGGCGCTGATCTTTGATCTGTTCGTCAATCCGGGCGACGTCGTCATCGCCGAAGCTCCGTGGTTCATGGGCGCAATCTGGCGAGCGCGCGCGACGGGTGCCGACATCCGCGAGGTGCCGCTCGACGACGAGGGCATCGACATCAAGGTGCTGGAGCAGACGCTGGATCAGGTCGCCGCTGAGGGCAAGCGCGCCAAGCTGCTCTACTGCGTCCCGACGTTCCAGAATCCGTCCGGCCTCACCTACTCGCTGGAGCGGCGCAAGGCAATTGTGGCATTGGCCCAGAAGCACGGCCTGCCGATCATCGAGGACGACGCCTACTTCGATCTGCGCTACGAGGGCGAAGCGATCCCGACAATGTATTCGCTCGATGACCAGGGGCTGGTCATGTACTGCGGTACGTTCTCGAAGACGATCGCCGCCGGCATCCGCCTCGGCTGGTGCGTCGCCGCGCCGACCGTGACGGCGCGCCTGACCGGCCTGAAGAGCGATTCCGGCAGCAACGCCTTCACCAGTCACATCGCAGCGCAGTTCTGCTCGACCGGCACGCTGCAGGAGCACATCACCGAGCTGCGTCCGATCTATCGGCACCGCCGCGATGTGATGCTGGCAGCGCTCGAAGAGCACATGCCGCACGGCACATCCTGGACGCACCCCGAAGGCGGATTCTTCATCTGGATGACACTGCCGGAGGGCGCAACGTGCGCACCGCTGGCTGAAGCGGCGAACGCACGCGGCGTCGGCATCAGCCAGGGCATGATGTTCTTTGCCAACGGAGGCGGCGAGCGCAACGTACGGCTCTCGTACTCGTTCAACAACGATGAAGAGATCCAGAACGGCATCGCCGTTCTGGGCGAGCTGGTGAGCGAGCAGCTGGCCAGCCAGAGTTGA
- a CDS encoding winged helix-turn-helix domain-containing protein, with product MTSLTGDELLLALSALANPHRLRIIAALKGQRNYVSQLAREIGMSRPLLHMHLQRLEQAGLVVGHLELSEDGKAMKFFELTPFAITLSPEEIAEAVRTLGNGTTNGGTEEHP from the coding sequence ATGACGAGCCTGACTGGAGATGAGCTGCTGCTGGCGCTCTCGGCGCTGGCGAATCCTCACCGGCTGCGGATCATCGCGGCACTGAAGGGCCAGCGCAATTACGTCAGCCAGCTGGCGCGGGAGATCGGCATGAGCCGCCCGCTACTGCACATGCACCTGCAGCGCCTGGAGCAGGCGGGGCTCGTCGTCGGCCATCTTGAGCTGTCGGAGGACGGCAAAGCGATGAAGTTCTTCGAGCTGACACCGTTTGCGATCACCCTGTCACCGGAAGAGATTGCCGAGGCCGTGCGCACACTGGGCAACGGCACGACAAACGGAGGTACGGAGGAGCATCCGTGA
- a CDS encoding GerMN domain-containing protein produces the protein MKPFLTLAAVVALVLTLAAPAAAYHESDETHPFGSDAFERTWARTDKPVADLNVSRTWMWGPSPYTEIMQEEYAESPAGYRWVQYFDKSRMEINNPAGDESSLWYVTNGLLVSEMVDGYYQTGDSQFDSSPEPAAIGIAGDPDSGAPTYADIHNLGLRDVAPVAAGAPLITRLDKGDFLNMIGDDPSLTAQGVTAGPLAAPTQHRVASVFWQFMNSEGLIYDTTAGATITADLFVNPYYATGYPITEAYWSNVSVGGTEQDVLWQCFERRCLTYTPGNDAGWQVEAGNVGQHYYQWRYTTQPATLFFVALDDNGQSGAPIGCGDSLIPVATTIEKSATTVDAITNALQKLFAMDDQEYGESGLYNALYASDLEVDSVAINGGAATVALTGQLQLGGECDDPRVEAQLEAVVLQFPGVTSVTFTLNGDPLLPVE, from the coding sequence GTGAAACCGTTTCTGACGCTGGCAGCCGTTGTGGCGCTGGTGCTGACCCTTGCTGCACCAGCCGCGGCATATCACGAAAGCGACGAGACGCACCCGTTCGGCAGCGATGCCTTCGAACGGACGTGGGCCCGCACCGACAAGCCGGTGGCCGACCTGAACGTCAGCCGAACCTGGATGTGGGGTCCGAGCCCGTACACCGAGATCATGCAGGAAGAATACGCCGAATCTCCTGCCGGATATCGCTGGGTCCAGTACTTCGACAAGAGCCGGATGGAGATCAACAATCCCGCTGGTGATGAGAGCTCGCTCTGGTACGTGACCAACGGCCTGCTGGTCAGTGAGATGGTCGATGGCTACTACCAGACCGGCGACAGCCAGTTCGACTCCTCGCCTGAACCGGCCGCAATCGGCATCGCCGGTGATCCCGACTCCGGCGCACCGACCTATGCCGACATCCACAACCTCGGCCTGCGCGATGTAGCACCCGTCGCAGCCGGAGCGCCGCTCATCACCCGTCTGGATAAGGGCGACTTTCTCAACATGATCGGCGACGATCCCTCGCTGACCGCGCAGGGCGTGACAGCCGGTCCGCTGGCTGCGCCGACCCAGCATCGGGTTGCATCGGTTTTCTGGCAGTTCATGAACTCCGAGGGGTTGATCTACGACACGACCGCAGGTGCGACGATCACCGCCGATCTGTTCGTCAATCCGTACTACGCCACCGGCTACCCGATCACCGAAGCCTACTGGTCGAACGTGTCGGTCGGCGGAACCGAGCAGGACGTCCTCTGGCAGTGCTTCGAGCGCCGCTGCCTGACCTACACGCCGGGCAATGACGCCGGTTGGCAGGTTGAGGCCGGCAACGTCGGTCAGCACTACTATCAGTGGCGCTACACGACCCAGCCCGCCACGCTCTTCTTCGTCGCTCTCGATGACAACGGCCAGTCGGGCGCGCCAATCGGCTGCGGCGACAGCCTGATTCCGGTTGCCACGACGATCGAGAAGAGCGCCACGACGGTCGACGCCATCACGAACGCACTGCAGAAGCTGTTCGCGATGGATGACCAGGAATACGGCGAGAGCGGCCTGTACAACGCGCTCTACGCGTCCGATCTGGAAGTGGACAGCGTCGCGATCAATGGCGGTGCTGCGACCGTCGCGTTGACTGGCCAGCTACAGCTTGGCGGCGAGTGTGACGACCCGCGCGTTGAGGCGCAGCTTGAGGCGGTCGTCCTGCAGTTCCCGGGCGTCACCTCAGTTACCTTCACCCTGAACGGTGATCCGCTCCTGCCTGTCGAATAG
- a CDS encoding GIY-YIG nuclease family protein: protein MSPRRQHSYWVYILSNVLGRSGTLYVGVTNNLQRRVREHTQLRPDTFTGRYGVTHLVHCEEFRYISDAIGREKQIKGWG, encoded by the coding sequence ATGTCACCGCGACGGCAGCACTCGTATTGGGTCTACATCCTGTCAAACGTCCTCGGTCGGTCAGGGACGCTCTACGTCGGCGTAACGAATAACCTCCAGCGTCGTGTCCGGGAGCACACGCAATTGCGACCCGACACGTTCACAGGTCGCTATGGAGTCACCCACCTCGTTCACTGCGAGGAGTTTCGGTATATCAGTGACGCGATCGGCCGCGAGAAGCAGATAAAGGGCTGGGGGTGA
- a CDS encoding MMPL family transporter — translation MSTKLAGIPSGRRSKWLIVLLWVVILAVASPLAGKLTSVEDNDTATWLPQNAESLAVATAEEEITAGDQMPAVIVYHRDGGLLASDHEAIEADRQALSDLFPSTPPSPAIPSEDRQAVIFTVPLAVAEDEDLANGVDAIRAQVHDAPDGLQVKVTGPAGFTMDLANVFSGVDTTLLLATAGVVAALLLLTYRSPFLWLIPLLSVAFAHQLAGATVYGLAKSVGLTLNGQSGGILPVLVFGAGTDYALLLIARYREELRRHEDKHEAMAFALRQAGPAIVASGATVVVGLLCLLAADLNPTRSLGPVGAAGIVAALLAMLTLLPALLVIFGRRLFWPFIPHFGSASHEASGIWSRVGGWVARRPRPVWITTVVLLAILASGLLGLDTNLPQENQFRNEPEAISGQKLIAESFPAGSGAPATIITSAAAADAVSAAASDVSGVALVEPRGGDADRAVLAATLTAEPGSQAAFDTIDRLRDAVHAVPEGDAIVGGNDAISLDIARASARDSAVIMPLILLIVVVILAALLRSIVAPLMLLGTVVLSFAAALGTSVVVFDRVFGFAGMDPSTPLLAFVFLIALGIDYNIFLMGRVHEEASQIGTRAGMLRGLAVTGGVITSAGLVLAATFAVLGVLPLVSMTELGFIVAFGVLLDTLIVRSILVPALTFDIGPTIWWPSRLAQPESVVSRLAPSLQPAEAIDQ, via the coding sequence ATGAGCACGAAGCTGGCGGGCATTCCCTCCGGACGACGCAGCAAGTGGCTGATCGTCCTGCTCTGGGTCGTCATCCTGGCGGTGGCATCGCCGCTGGCCGGCAAGCTCACCTCGGTTGAGGATAACGACACCGCCACCTGGCTACCGCAGAACGCCGAATCGCTGGCCGTGGCGACCGCCGAGGAGGAGATCACGGCCGGCGACCAGATGCCCGCCGTCATCGTCTACCACCGCGACGGCGGGCTGCTGGCTAGCGACCACGAGGCGATCGAAGCGGATCGCCAGGCGCTGTCCGATCTCTTCCCGAGTACGCCACCAAGCCCAGCCATCCCTTCCGAGGACAGGCAGGCAGTGATCTTCACTGTCCCGCTGGCAGTCGCTGAGGACGAGGATCTCGCCAACGGCGTCGACGCAATCCGAGCGCAAGTGCATGACGCGCCGGACGGGCTACAGGTGAAGGTCACCGGTCCGGCCGGATTCACGATGGACCTGGCCAACGTCTTCTCCGGCGTCGACACGACGCTGCTGCTGGCGACCGCCGGCGTCGTCGCGGCGTTGTTGCTGCTGACCTATCGCAGCCCGTTCCTCTGGCTGATCCCGCTGCTGTCGGTCGCGTTCGCTCACCAGCTCGCCGGCGCGACGGTCTACGGGCTGGCGAAGTCGGTCGGACTGACGCTGAATGGACAGAGTGGCGGAATCCTGCCGGTGCTGGTTTTTGGCGCCGGCACCGATTACGCGCTGCTGCTGATCGCGCGCTACCGCGAGGAGCTGCGCCGCCACGAGGACAAGCACGAGGCGATGGCGTTCGCCCTGCGCCAGGCCGGGCCGGCCATCGTCGCTTCCGGCGCGACCGTTGTCGTCGGGCTGCTCTGCCTGCTGGCTGCCGACCTGAACCCGACGCGCAGCCTGGGGCCGGTCGGCGCGGCCGGTATCGTCGCCGCACTGCTGGCGATGCTGACGCTGCTACCTGCCCTGCTGGTGATCTTCGGTCGGCGACTCTTCTGGCCGTTCATCCCGCATTTCGGTTCGGCAAGCCACGAGGCGTCTGGTATCTGGTCGCGGGTCGGCGGCTGGGTGGCACGGCGACCGCGGCCGGTCTGGATCACAACCGTCGTGCTATTGGCGATCCTGGCTAGCGGCCTGCTCGGCCTCGACACCAACCTGCCGCAGGAGAACCAGTTCCGCAACGAGCCGGAAGCGATCAGTGGTCAGAAGCTCATCGCTGAAAGCTTCCCAGCCGGTTCGGGCGCTCCGGCAACAATCATCACCAGCGCCGCAGCAGCCGATGCCGTCTCTGCGGCAGCGAGCGATGTGTCCGGCGTCGCACTGGTCGAGCCGCGCGGAGGCGATGCTGACCGCGCGGTGCTGGCGGCGACGCTCACCGCCGAGCCGGGCAGCCAGGCGGCGTTCGACACGATCGACCGACTGCGCGACGCGGTCCACGCCGTCCCAGAGGGGGACGCCATCGTCGGTGGGAACGACGCCATCAGCCTGGACATCGCTCGGGCCAGTGCACGCGATAGCGCTGTCATCATGCCGCTGATCCTGCTGATCGTCGTCGTCATTCTGGCCGCGCTGCTGCGCTCGATCGTCGCGCCGCTGATGCTGCTCGGCACGGTCGTGCTGTCGTTCGCCGCCGCGCTCGGGACAAGCGTCGTCGTCTTCGACCGCGTATTCGGCTTTGCCGGCATGGACCCATCGACACCGCTGCTTGCGTTCGTCTTCCTGATCGCGCTGGGCATCGACTACAACATCTTCCTGATGGGGCGCGTCCATGAGGAGGCGAGTCAGATCGGCACACGCGCCGGCATGCTGCGCGGCCTGGCCGTTACTGGCGGCGTCATCACCTCGGCTGGTCTGGTGCTGGCCGCGACGTTCGCGGTGCTCGGCGTGCTGCCGCTCGTGTCGATGACCGAACTCGGCTTCATCGTCGCCTTCGGTGTGCTGCTCGACACGCTGATCGTGCGCTCGATCCTCGTCCCGGCGCTGACGTTCGACATCGGCCCGACGATCTGGTGGCCCAGCCGCCTGGCGCAGCCGGAGTCGGTCGTCAGCCGTCTCGCGCCGAGCTTGCAGCCTGCCGAAGCCATCGATCAATAG
- a CDS encoding DUF488 domain-containing protein: MIQLKRAYDLPSADDGARFLVDRLWPRGVRKEALEIVAWLRNVAPSTELRKWFGHDPEKWPEFQQRYRAELEDNADAWQPLLDAARAGTVTLVYGAKDTEHNDAVVLKALLEERLARS; this comes from the coding sequence ATGATCCAGCTCAAACGCGCCTACGATCTACCGTCTGCTGATGATGGCGCACGTTTCCTGGTTGATCGGCTGTGGCCGCGTGGGGTGCGCAAGGAGGCGCTGGAGATTGTGGCCTGGCTGCGTAACGTTGCGCCCAGCACCGAGCTGCGCAAGTGGTTCGGCCACGACCCGGAGAAGTGGCCGGAGTTTCAGCAGCGCTATCGTGCCGAGCTGGAGGACAATGCCGACGCCTGGCAGCCGCTGCTCGACGCCGCTCGCGCTGGTACGGTGACGCTCGTCTACGGTGCGAAGGACACCGAGCACAACGATGCTGTCGTCCTGAAAGCGCTGCTGGAGGAGCGCCTCGCTCGCAGCTAG
- a CDS encoding GNAT family N-acetyltransferase, whose protein sequence is MSATASLNLHDVQTLLYDDASAPLRRAITSLVDAAYGSTDSTSDDAARPLHAPGLHARSFFICIDGRVVSYAGVISKTIQHGGQSFTIAGLSSVATDPAHQRQGLATRVIATATRHIEQSGVDIGVFTCAPALAPLYAAAGSWPIAPDVVLIGSRAPGALSSAALDVVVLMRLLSDTARGAADNLLHGTIDLNLPVGEFL, encoded by the coding sequence GTGTCTGCGACTGCCTCGTTGAATCTCCATGACGTGCAGACACTGCTGTACGATGATGCCTCCGCACCCCTGCGCCGCGCTATCACCAGCCTTGTCGACGCGGCATACGGGTCGACGGATTCCACGTCAGACGATGCCGCAAGGCCGTTGCATGCACCCGGCCTGCATGCGCGGTCATTCTTCATCTGCATCGATGGTCGCGTCGTGAGCTACGCGGGCGTCATCAGCAAAACGATCCAGCACGGCGGCCAGTCGTTCACCATTGCGGGGCTATCCAGCGTTGCGACCGATCCAGCCCATCAGCGTCAGGGGCTTGCCACGCGCGTCATCGCTACTGCAACGCGCCACATCGAGCAATCCGGCGTCGACATCGGCGTCTTCACCTGCGCACCCGCGCTTGCCCCGCTGTACGCAGCAGCCGGGAGCTGGCCGATCGCGCCCGATGTCGTACTGATCGGCAGCCGTGCGCCCGGCGCACTGAGCAGCGCGGCACTCGATGTTGTGGTGTTGATGCGCCTGTTGTCTGATACGGCCAGGGGAGCAGCTGACAATCTGCTCCACGGGACGATCGATCTCAATCTCCCGGTGGGTGAGTTCCTGTAG
- a CDS encoding PadR family transcriptional regulator: MAQKRPANPLALAVLGCLYERPMHPYEMASVLRTRGKDSSIKINYGSLYTVVNSLERRKLIEPHETQREGRRPERTVYRLTNQGRVSLVDWLSEMISQPVKEFTQFEAALSFLAVLPPEEAAELLQERVGLLDLEIHQLRAVLGMTIEREIPRLFTVEAEYWLMLREAELAWVRELADEIAEGRLDSMNMWREIQREIDERHEAEGAGEMS, from the coding sequence ATGGCTCAGAAGCGACCTGCCAACCCCCTCGCCCTCGCCGTGCTCGGCTGTCTCTACGAGCGGCCGATGCACCCATACGAGATGGCGAGTGTCCTGCGCACTCGCGGCAAGGACTCCAGCATCAAGATCAACTACGGGTCGCTCTACACCGTCGTCAACTCACTGGAGCGGCGCAAACTGATCGAGCCACACGAGACGCAGCGCGAGGGTCGCCGACCGGAGCGCACCGTCTATCGGCTGACCAATCAGGGCCGGGTCTCGCTGGTCGACTGGTTGAGCGAGATGATCAGCCAGCCGGTCAAGGAGTTCACTCAGTTCGAGGCGGCGCTGTCGTTCCTGGCGGTCCTGCCGCCAGAGGAGGCCGCCGAGCTACTGCAGGAACGAGTCGGGCTGCTGGATCTTGAAATCCACCAGTTACGTGCCGTGCTCGGCATGACAATCGAGCGCGAGATCCCACGGCTGTTCACAGTCGAGGCGGAGTATTGGCTGATGCTACGGGAGGCGGAGCTGGCCTGGGTTCGTGAGCTGGCGGATGAAATCGCCGAGGGTCGGCTGGACAGCATGAACATGTGGCGGGAGATTCAGCGCGAGATCGACGAACGACACGAGGCGGAAGGAGCGGGGGAGATGTCATGA
- a CDS encoding arylamine N-acetyltransferase, whose product MFDTNAYLNRIGLDLPGAPSIELLGALHEAHQLAVPFENLDIHRGVPISLDPDDLYTKIVEQRRGGFCYELNGLFAMLLDSLGFAVTLLSARVTRAAGGFGPEFDHLALRVDLDEPWLADVGFGDSFRQPLRLTPDAEQTDGLGRYRITTDGADHVLQRYRDDVWAAQYAFSLTPHQLAEFEPMNIVQQTSPESHFTKRRMATLPTATGRITLADLRFISSSSGEREERTLADEEEAQAILREKFGMLLP is encoded by the coding sequence ATGTTTGACACCAACGCCTATCTGAACCGGATCGGGCTTGATCTTCCGGGCGCGCCGAGCATTGAGCTGCTCGGCGCGCTCCACGAGGCGCACCAGTTGGCCGTGCCGTTCGAGAACCTCGACATTCACCGCGGCGTGCCGATCAGTCTCGATCCCGATGACCTGTACACCAAAATCGTCGAGCAGCGGCGCGGCGGCTTCTGCTACGAGTTGAACGGCCTGTTCGCGATGCTGCTCGACAGCCTCGGATTTGCCGTGACGCTGCTATCGGCGCGCGTCACCCGGGCCGCTGGAGGATTCGGACCCGAGTTCGATCATCTCGCCCTGCGCGTCGATCTTGATGAGCCGTGGCTGGCCGATGTCGGCTTCGGCGATTCGTTCCGCCAACCGCTCCGGCTGACACCCGACGCCGAACAGACCGACGGTCTCGGGCGCTACCGCATCACGACCGATGGGGCTGACCACGTGCTGCAACGCTATCGCGACGACGTCTGGGCGGCACAGTACGCGTTCAGCCTGACTCCGCATCAGCTCGCCGAGTTCGAGCCGATGAATATCGTCCAGCAGACCTCACCGGAGAGCCACTTCACCAAGCGCCGCATGGCGACGCTGCCGACCGCAACCGGTCGGATCACGCTCGCCGATCTGAGATTCATCAGCAGCAGTTCGGGCGAACGCGAGGAGCGAACGCTCGCCGACGAGGAGGAGGCGCAGGCTATCCTCCGCGAGAAATTCGGCATGCTCCTGCCATGA
- a CDS encoding C39 family peptidase, with protein MNLRRRLVATTFVAMVALPATPAIAAPYFTDTALRHGASTPTAIVTPSGGERVLTAYYTQKDGSIYQSSNCGIASIAMAMAAYGHVEPLFDLRESVNTITGDWYPDSGLDWSSLIAALQQRGFAVDGPYADGGFRTWSIDEMLNETRAGRPVIALVHQRSLPGHEQIDYDGDHYVVFLGVTGSGQVVYHDSALPGTEGAYRIADRETFERAWSRTWIGQNYTAMAVYQP; from the coding sequence ATGAACCTGCGTCGCCGTCTCGTCGCGACCACCTTCGTTGCGATGGTTGCGCTGCCCGCCACACCGGCTATCGCCGCGCCATATTTCACCGACACGGCGCTGCGCCACGGCGCGTCGACCCCGACGGCGATCGTGACGCCCAGTGGTGGTGAACGCGTCCTGACCGCCTACTACACCCAGAAGGACGGTTCGATCTACCAGTCCAGCAATTGTGGGATCGCGTCGATCGCGATGGCGATGGCGGCCTATGGCCACGTCGAGCCGCTGTTCGACCTGCGTGAGTCGGTCAATACGATCACCGGCGACTGGTACCCGGATAGCGGGCTGGACTGGTCGTCGTTGATTGCAGCGTTGCAGCAGCGCGGCTTCGCCGTCGATGGACCGTACGCAGATGGCGGCTTCCGCACCTGGTCGATCGACGAGATGCTGAACGAGACGCGCGCCGGACGTCCGGTCATCGCGCTGGTCCATCAGCGGTCACTGCCCGGCCACGAGCAGATCGACTACGACGGCGACCACTACGTCGTCTTCCTCGGCGTGACCGGCAGCGGGCAGGTGGTCTACCACGACTCCGCGCTTCCCGGGACCGAAGGTGCCTACCGGATAGCCGACCGCGAGACGTTCGAGCGCGCCTGGTCGCGCACCTGGATCGGTCAGAACTACACAGCGATGGCGGTGTACCAGCCGTAG
- a CDS encoding reverse transcriptase family protein has translation MNLLRRILSSIGAVPDSDGTSRSRRRPGHIFLGLGVQSSMRFNDGDPERVASLGLPPLSNVTDVAELLGIPEGRLVWLCYPQYGRTRKQDHYIHFTVAKRSGGTRTISAPKMDMRIAQRAILRNILTKVPIHPAATAFYSGASVVDHAMLHTNCAVVVKLDLTDFFPTIGWRRVRGMFAALGYSSGISTMLALLTTTAPRSRDDLQYACLPQGAPTSPAISNLISRRLDARLSGLAAKHGFVYSRYADDMTFSHASNDADVGRLVTSVQVIVREEGFALNDGKTRVMRAHHRQIVTGLVVNDGVRIPRESLRRFRAILHNTERDGFDSASQYLGQDVREYARGYLAFIRSVEPDKAAKLVERHPWLVP, from the coding sequence ATGAACCTGCTGCGACGCATTCTGAGCTCGATTGGCGCGGTTCCGGATTCGGACGGCACGTCGCGCTCGCGTCGGCGGCCGGGTCACATCTTCCTCGGCCTGGGTGTCCAGTCCTCCATGCGCTTCAACGATGGCGATCCCGAGCGCGTCGCCAGCCTCGGCTTGCCACCACTCAGCAACGTTACCGATGTCGCTGAGCTGCTCGGCATCCCGGAGGGCCGCCTCGTCTGGCTGTGCTATCCGCAATACGGGCGCACGCGCAAGCAGGATCACTACATCCACTTCACGGTGGCCAAGCGCAGTGGTGGGACGCGCACGATCAGCGCGCCGAAGATGGACATGCGCATAGCGCAGCGCGCCATTCTGCGCAATATCCTGACGAAGGTCCCGATCCATCCGGCGGCGACAGCGTTCTACAGCGGTGCGTCGGTCGTCGATCACGCCATGCTGCATACCAACTGCGCCGTCGTCGTCAAGCTCGACCTGACCGACTTCTTCCCGACGATCGGCTGGCGGCGGGTGCGCGGGATGTTCGCGGCGCTCGGCTACAGCTCTGGCATCTCAACAATGCTGGCTCTGCTCACCACGACCGCGCCGCGCTCGCGCGACGACCTGCAGTACGCTTGCCTGCCGCAGGGTGCGCCGACCTCGCCGGCTATCTCGAACCTCATCAGTCGGCGGCTCGATGCGCGACTTTCCGGCCTGGCGGCGAAGCACGGGTTTGTCTACTCACGCTACGCCGACGACATGACCTTCTCGCACGCTTCGAACGATGCGGATGTCGGGCGTCTGGTGACGAGCGTGCAGGTCATCGTGCGCGAGGAAGGCTTCGCCCTCAACGACGGCAAGACGCGCGTCATGCGCGCCCACCACCGCCAGATCGTTACCGGCCTCGTCGTCAACGACGGCGTGCGCATCCCCCGCGAGAGCCTGCGCCGCTTCCGCGCGATCCTGCATAACACCGAGCGCGACGGCTTCGACAGCGCCAGCCAGTACCTTGGCCAGGACGTCCGCGAATACGCGCGCGGCTACCTCGCCTTCATTCGCTCCGTCGAGCCCGACAAAGCCGCCAAGCTTGTTGAGCGGCACCCGTGGCTGGTGCCATGA